The following proteins are encoded in a genomic region of Sparus aurata chromosome 23, fSpaAur1.1, whole genome shotgun sequence:
- the dync1li1 gene encoding cytoplasmic dynein 1 light intermediate chain 1 — MATSGRSALLSSSSTGPKSTLESSNPEEEDGQDLWSTILSEVSTHSRSKLPSGKNVLVMGEVGSGKTTLVAKLQGVEEFMKGRGLEYLYFSVHDDDIDDHTRCNAWVLDGDLYHKGLQGVAVPVDSISDTLLLITVDMSRPWNALDSLQKWAAVAREHIDKLRIAPETLRELEHRLVKQFQEYTEPGGGEDGTPQRRSEEEESVLLPLGDNTLTHNLGIPVVVVCTKCDAISTLEKEHDYRDEHLDFIQSHIRHFCLQYGASLVYTSVKEMKNLDILYKYLVHRLYGFPFHCPAQVVERDAVFIPSGWDNEKKIAILHENFQTVKSDDSFEDVVVKPPVRKIVHEKEIQAEDDQVFLVKLQSLLAKQPAVAAGRPVDTTSRAPTGSPRTSNRSAAANVANAMPQSGQTSEGVLANFFNSLLTKKAGTGGPGTPGGGNNTPGTVRKSGSKLGLGDVQAELTLTRETDSDLPNANDTPAADGQDT, encoded by the exons ATGGCGACTTCAGGGAGGAGTGCACTATTATCCTCCAGCTCAACTGGACCTAAGAGCACGCTGGAGAGCTCCAACcccgaggaggaggacggacaggactTATG GTCCACCATCCTGAGCGAAGTGTCCACCCATTCAAGATCCAAGCTACCGTCCGGGAAAAATGTCCTGGTCATGG gTGAGGTGGGTTCGGGGAAAACCACCCTGGTGGCAAAGCTACAGGGGGTTGAAGAGTTCATGAAAGGGCGTGGCCTGGAATACCTCTACTTCAGTGTCCATGACGACGACATTGATG accaCACCAGGTGTAATGCCTGGGTGTTGGACGGAGACCTTTACCACAAAGGGCTGCAGGGCGTAGCTGTGCCAGTGGACTCGATCAGCGACACGTTGCTGCTGATAACAGTTGACATGTCGCGGCCATGGAACGCTCTAGACTCTCTCCAGAAGTGGGCCGCCGTGGCGAGGGAACACATCGACAAACTCCGGATCGCCCCGGAAACGCTGCGGGAGCTGGAGCACAGAC ttgtcAAACAGTTCCAGGAGTACACAGAGCCGGGCGGCGGAGAGGACGGCACCCCGCAGAggaggagcgaggaggaggagagcgtgCTGCTGCCGTTAGgagacaacacactcacacacaacctGGGGATACCAGTGGTGGTGGTCTGCAccaag TGTGACGCTATCAGCACGTTGGAGAAGGAGCACGACTACAGAGACGAACACCTGGACTTCATTCAGTCTCATATCAGACATTTCTGTTTGCAGT ACGGGGCGTCTCTGGTTTACACATCAGTGAAGGAGATGAAGAACCTGGACATCCTGTACAAATATCTGGTCCACAGACTCTACGGCTTTCCCTTCCACTGCCCAGCACAAGTGGTGGAAAGAGATGCCGTCTTCAT TCCATCCGGTTGGGACAACGAGAAGAAGATTGCCATACTTCATGAGAACTTCCAGACAGTAAAATCAGACGACAGCTTTGAGGACGTAGTCGTCAAACCACCAGTCAGAAAG ATTGTACATGAAAAGGAGATTCAGGCAGAAGATGACCAGGTGTTCCTGGTGAAACTGCAG TCGCTGCTTGCCAAACAGCCCGCTGTGGCAGCAGGGCGGCCAGTG GACACCACCAGCAGAGCGCCAACGGGTTCCCCCAGAACCAGCAACCGCTCTGCAGCCGCCAACGTAGCAAACGCCATGCCACAGTCGG GTCAGACCAGTGAGGGTGTGTTGGCCAACTTTTTCAACAGTCTACTGACAAAGAAGGCGGGGACAGGAGGACCGGGGACGCCGGGCGGTGGAAACAACACTCCAGGAACAGTCCGCAAGTCAG GTTCCAAACTGGGCCTGGGCGATGTACAGGCGGAGCTAACACTAACCCGGGAGACGGACTCCGACTTGCCCAATGCCAACGACACGCCTGCTGCCGACGGCCAGGACACATGA
- the LOC115575373 gene encoding forkhead box protein G1-like, translated as MQNRTEKCGAQLPLCAPASSSQQHLFRKSTTYLAKVAVILQEAPGKMLTFTQLMDKLAPLICEDRKSIENNIRVCLSANKCFVKIPVVPHSLYSKRNYWKLEPSHITAKMVRRHFKGILRLFPELASKVETENMSRASERCSSLHSPDAAACRAVQIRCEVKFSSPFSIESLLERDGPSARASRASPLSSVPLRAEQQHRSTKRSFSWDCEEPLLLQASAGSSAGGSTHHGLTADGAAKSIRRMHVCAEASFPVSVYTRAGAAPYFRSPHSSYISYSVPTFTHDALCVWL; from the exons ATGCAGAACAGGACGGAGAAGTGTGGAGCTCAGCTGCCTCTCTGCGCTCCAGCCAGCAGCTCTCAGCAGCATCTGTTCAGGAAGAGCACCACCTACCTGGCTAAGGTGGCCGTCATCCTCCAAGAAGCTCCAGGCAAGATGCTCACTTTTACTCAG CTGATGGACAAACTGGCACCACTCATTTGTGAGGACAGAAAATCTATCGAGAACAACATCAGAGTCTGTTTATCAGCcaacaaatgttttgtcaag ATTCCAGTGGTTCCACATTCGCTGTACAGCAAGAGAAACTACTGGAAGCTGGAGCCCAGTCACATCACAGCCAAGATGGTGCGGCGTCACTTCAAAGGAATCCTGCGGCTCTTCCCCGAGTTGGCCTCCAAAGTGGAAACGGAGAACATGAGCAGAGCATCGGAGCGCTGCTCGTCTCTCCACTCTCCTGACGCTGCAGCCTGCAGAGCTGTTCAGATCAGGTGTGAGGTGAAGTTCAGCAGTCCTTTCTCCATCGAGTCCCTCCTGGAGAGAGACGGTCCCTCCGCTCGAGCCTCCAGAGCTTCTCCTCTGTCCAGTGTGCCGCTCAGAGCGGAGCAGCAGCATCGCTCCACAAAGAGGAGCTTCAGCTGGGACTGTGAGGAGCCTCTCCTCCTTCAAGCTTCAGCTGGAAGCtcagcagggggcagcacacACCACGGACTCACCGCTGATGGAGCTGCCAAGTCCATCAGGAGGATGCATGTGTGCGCTGAGGCCTCGTTCCCCGTCTCCGTCTACACAAGAGCCGGTGCTGCTCCTTATTTCAGGAGCCCACACAGCAGTTACATCTCTTACTCTGTACCCACATTTACCCATGATGCTCTCTGTGTCTGGCTGTGA
- the LOC115575352 gene encoding catenin beta-1-like — protein sequence MATQSDLMELDMAMGDSKAAVSQWQQQSYLDSGIQSGVTTTAPSLSGKGNPDAEEDDPTLYDWEFNQPFTPEAPDIEGYAMTRAQRVRAAMFPETLEEGIQIPPTQLDAAHPTAVQRLAEPSQMLKHAVVNLINYQDDAELATRAIPELTKLLNDEDQVVVNKAAVMVHQLSKKEASRHALMRSPQMVSAVVRAMQNTGDVETARCSAGTLHNLSHHREGLLAIFKSGGIPALVKMLGSPVDSVLFYAITTLHNLLLHQEGAKMAVRLAGGLQKMVALLSNTNVKFLAITTDCLQILAYGNQESKLIILASGGPQALVNIMRTFTYEKLLWTTSRVLKVLSVCSSNKPAIVEAGGMQALGLHLTDPSQRLVQNCLWTLRNLSDAATKQEGMEGLLGTLVQLLGSDDINVVTCAAGILSNLTCNNYSNKLMVCQVGGIEALVRTVLRAGDREDITEPAVCALRHLTSRHQDAEMAQNAVRLHYGLPVVVKLLHPPSHWPLIKATVGLIRNLALCPANHSALREQGAIPRLVQLLVRAHQDTQRRTSMGGNQQQFVEGVRMEEIVEGCTGALHILARDVHNRIVIRGLNTIPLFVQLLYSPVENIQRVAAGVLCELAQDKEAAEAIEAEGATAPLTELLHSRNEGVATYAAAVLFRMSEDKPQDYKKRLSVELTSSLFRTEPMAWNETGDLGLDMGAQGDPLAYRQDDGAYRAYPAAYGQDSLLDPMMEGADYHTDTLPDLGHHTDPLPDLGHTQDLMDSNQLAWFDTDL from the exons ATGGCGACCCAGT CTGATTTAATGGAGTTGGACATGGCGATGGGGGACAGTAAGGCTGCAGTGAgccagtggcagcagcagtccTACCTGGATTCAGGCATTCAGTCTGGAGTCACCACCACAGCACCATCTCTGAGTGGCAAGGGAAACCCTGATGCTGAAGAGGATGATCCGACTCTCTACGACTGGGAGTTCAACCAGCCATTCACTCCAGAGGCCCCAG ACATCGAGGGGTATGCCATGACCCGGGCCCAGCGGGTGCGTGCTGCCATGTTCCCAGAGACCTTGGAGGAAGGCATCCAGATCCCACCTACCCAGCTGGATGCCGCCCACCCAACAGCAGTGCAGCGCCTGGCAGAGCCCTCTCAGATGCTGAAGCATGCTGTGGTCAACCTCATTAACTACCAAGATGATGCTGAGCTGGCCACTCGTGCAATCCCTGAGCTCACCAAACTGCTCAACGATGAGGACCAA GTTGTTGTGAATAAAGCAGCTGTAATGGTGCACCAGTTGTCGAAGAAGGAGGCATCGCGCCACGCCCTGATGCGCTCCCCACAAATGGTTTCGGCCGTTGTTCGTGCCATGCAGAACACCGGTGATGTGGAGACCGCTCGCTGCTCTGCTGGAACCCTGCACAACCTTTCCCACCATCGTGAAGGACTCCTTGCAATTTTCAAGTCTGGAGGCATCCCCGCCCTGGTCAAGATGTTGGG CTCTCCAGTAGACAGTGTGTTGTTCTACGCCATCACCACGCTCCACAACCTGCTGCTGCATCAGGAAGGGGCAAAGATGGCCGTGCGCCTGGCTGGAGGACTGCAGAAGATGGTGGCCCTGTTGTCTAATACCAACGTCAAGTTCCTGGCAATCACTACTGACTGCCTGCAGATCCTGGCATATGGCAACCAGGAAAGCAAG CTGATCATTCTGGCCAGCGGCGGCCCCCAGGCCCTGGTCAACATCATGAGGACCTTCACATATGAGAAGCTGCTGTGGACCACAAGCAGGGTGCTCAAggtgctctctgtgtgctcaagcaacaaacctgccatcGTAGAGGCTG GAGGCATGCAGGCCTTGGGGCTTCACCTGACGGACCCCAGCCAGCGTCTGGTCCAGAACtgcctctggactctgaggaatCTTTCAGATGCCGCCACCAAACAG GAGGGAATGGAAGGTCTCCTGGGGACCCTGGTCCAGCTGCTGGGCAGTGATGACATCAATGTAGTGACATGTGCTGCTGGTATCCTCTCAAACCTGACCTGCAACAACTATAGTAACAAACTCATGGTCTGCCAG GTTGGAGGCATTGAGGCTCTGGTGCGAACGGTGCTTAgagctggagacagagaggacatCACAGAGCCAGCAGTCTGTGCTCTGCGTCACCTGACCTCCCGCCACCAGGATGCTGAGATGGCCCAGAATGCTGTGCGCCTCCATTACGGCCTGCCAGTGGTGGTCAAACTACTGCACCCTCCGTCCCACTGGCCACTAATCAAG GCCACAGTTGGTCTGATCCGCAACCTGGCTCTTTGCCCAGCCAATCATAGCGCTCTGCGGGAGCAGGGAGCCATCCCCCGACTGGTGCAACTGCTGGTCAGGGCTCACCAGGACACCCAGAGGCGCACCAGCATGGGAGGCaaccagcagcagtttgtg GAGGGGGTGCGTATGGAGGAAATTGTGGAAGGCTGCACAGGAGCTCTGCACATCCTGGCCCGGGATGTCCACAACAGAATTGTAATCAGAGGGCTTAACACCATTCCACTCTTTGTCCAG TTGCTGTATTCTCCAGTGGAGAATATCCAGCGTGTGGCAGCAGGTGTGCTGTGTGAACTGGCTCAGGACAAGGAAGCTGCAGAGGCAATCGAAGCTGAAGGAGCCACTGCACCGCTCACTGAGCTGCTGCATTCCCGTAATGAAGGCGTTG CAACCTATGCTGCAGCCGTCCTGTTCCGCATGTCTGAGGACAAACCTCAGGACTACAAGAAACGTCTGTCAGTGGAGCTGACCAGCTCTTTGTTCAGAACTGAGCCTATGGCCTGGAacgag ACTGGAGACCTGGGACTGGATATGGGAGCTCAGGGAGACCCGCTGGCTTACAGGCAGGATG ATGGAGCCTACCGGGCCTACCCAGCAGCCTACGGCCAGGACTCCCTTTTGGACCCGATGATGGAGGGTGCAGACTACCATACTGACACTCTGCCGGACTTGGGCCACCACACTGATCCATTGCCAGACCTTGGCCACACCCAAGACCTGATGGACAGCAACCAGCTGGCCTGGTTTGACACCGACCTGTAG